From Streptomyces sp. NBC_00683, one genomic window encodes:
- a CDS encoding MFS transporter translates to MTAPATAAPDHPRFAVGVLAFCGVVVAVMQTIVVPLLPHVPALTGATPAAASWLVTVTLLTGAVFTPVLGRVGDMYGKRRVLVASLGVLVVGSVLCAVSSHIGVLIAGRALQGAAIAVVPLGISILRDELPPERVLSAVALMSSTLGIGAAVGLPVAALVIENFDWHTMFWVSGAIGVLDIVLVLRCVPESPLRSRGRFDAIGALGLSAALVCLLLAVTQGGDWGGTSARTLGLLAVAVVVAPLWGAYELRRPTPMVDLRVSARPAVLLTNVAALLIGFAFYANSLVTAQMVQEPKATGYGLGASLVVSGLCLLPGGLAMVALSPVSARISAGRGPRTSLALAAGIIAVGYVVRYFTSHSLWLIVAGATVVAAGTAIAYSALPALVMSGVPVGETGAANGLNTLMRSVGQALCSATVAAVLANMTFLAGGRTAPTLQAYQLVFLIAAGAALLALAVTLCLPGGRADTGTVGGNRRSRNRTRAMPIQEGA, encoded by the coding sequence ATGACCGCTCCGGCCACCGCCGCCCCGGACCACCCTCGCTTCGCCGTCGGCGTGCTGGCCTTCTGCGGCGTCGTGGTCGCGGTCATGCAGACGATCGTCGTCCCGCTCCTCCCGCACGTCCCGGCCCTCACCGGGGCCACCCCCGCCGCCGCCAGCTGGCTGGTCACCGTCACCCTCCTCACCGGCGCGGTGTTCACCCCGGTCCTCGGCAGGGTCGGCGACATGTACGGAAAGCGCCGCGTGCTCGTCGCGTCCCTCGGCGTGCTCGTCGTCGGCTCGGTGCTGTGCGCCGTCAGCTCCCACATCGGCGTGCTGATCGCCGGCCGTGCCCTGCAGGGAGCGGCGATCGCCGTCGTACCCCTGGGCATCAGCATCCTGCGGGACGAACTGCCGCCCGAGCGCGTGCTGTCCGCGGTCGCCCTGATGAGCTCGACGCTCGGCATCGGGGCGGCCGTCGGCCTGCCGGTCGCGGCGCTCGTGATCGAGAACTTCGACTGGCACACGATGTTCTGGGTCTCCGGGGCCATCGGCGTCCTGGACATCGTCCTGGTGCTCCGCTGCGTACCGGAGTCCCCGCTGCGCTCCCGCGGCCGCTTCGACGCGATCGGCGCGCTCGGCCTGTCGGCGGCGCTGGTCTGCCTGCTGCTCGCGGTCACCCAGGGCGGCGACTGGGGCGGGACGTCGGCGCGCACCCTCGGTCTGCTCGCCGTCGCCGTCGTCGTCGCGCCGCTCTGGGGCGCGTACGAGCTCCGCAGGCCCACCCCCATGGTCGACCTGCGGGTCTCGGCCCGTCCCGCGGTGCTCCTCACGAACGTCGCCGCCCTGCTGATCGGCTTCGCCTTCTACGCGAACTCCCTGGTCACCGCCCAGATGGTGCAGGAGCCGAAAGCCACCGGTTACGGGCTCGGCGCCTCGCTCGTCGTGAGCGGCCTGTGCCTGCTGCCGGGCGGCCTGGCGATGGTGGCGCTCTCGCCCGTATCGGCGCGGATCTCCGCCGGGCGCGGCCCGAGGACCAGCCTCGCGCTGGCCGCCGGGATCATCGCCGTGGGCTACGTCGTGCGGTACTTCACCAGCCACAGCCTGTGGCTGATCGTCGCGGGCGCGACAGTCGTCGCCGCGGGCACCGCCATCGCGTACTCGGCGCTGCCCGCCCTGGTCATGAGCGGGGTCCCGGTCGGCGAGACGGGCGCCGCCAACGGCCTGAACACCCTCATGCGCTCGGTCGGCCAGGCGTTGTGCAGTGCCACGGTGGCGGCGGTGCTCGCCAACATGACCTTCCTGGCCGGTGGCCGTACGGCTCCGACACTCCAGGCCTACCAGCTGGTCTTCCTGATCGCGGCGGGCGCCGCCCTGCTGGCCCTGGCGGTGACGCTGTGCCTGCCGGGCGGGCGCGCGGATACGGGTACGGTCGGGGGGAACCGCAGGAGCAGGAACCGTACGCGGGCGATGCCGATCCAGGAGGGCGCATGA
- a CDS encoding TetR/AcrR family transcriptional regulator → MTARVTAAATPAPDAPDAPTGRNAILRAARRAFTQRPYAEVTIRGIAADAGVSASLVVKHFGRKEELFNTVADFGPAAEELFDAPLDGLGRHMVLTLVRSRRAHQTDPLLRVVFSLGNHDERSLLRTRFHEQVTGRLTARLPGRERALRAELIAGHLIGLGATLSLHREGAGSRATPEHLADLYAPALQSLVAG, encoded by the coding sequence ATGACCGCCCGAGTCACCGCAGCAGCGACACCCGCACCGGACGCACCGGACGCCCCCACGGGCAGGAACGCGATTCTGCGTGCCGCGCGCAGGGCGTTCACGCAGCGCCCGTACGCGGAGGTGACCATCCGGGGCATCGCCGCCGATGCCGGTGTGAGCGCGTCCCTCGTGGTGAAGCACTTCGGCCGCAAGGAAGAACTCTTCAACACCGTCGCGGACTTCGGCCCGGCCGCCGAGGAGCTCTTCGACGCCCCGCTCGACGGGCTCGGCCGCCACATGGTGCTGACGCTCGTACGCAGCCGCAGGGCGCACCAGACCGACCCCCTGCTGCGTGTCGTCTTCTCCCTCGGCAACCACGACGAGCGCTCCCTGCTCCGCACCCGCTTCCACGAGCAGGTCACCGGGCGCCTGACGGCCCGTCTCCCCGGCCGCGAACGCGCCCTGCGCGCCGAGCTGATCGCCGGCCACCTGATCGGCCTGGGCGCAACGCTCAGCCTCCACCGCGAGGGCGCCGGCTCCCGCGCCACCCCGGAGCATCTCGCGGACCTGTACGCCCCCGCCCTCCAGAGCCTCGTCGCCGGCTGA
- a CDS encoding DeoR/GlpR family DNA-binding transcription regulator translates to MAAHTRWTRLLEILSEQGHLDVLDAAARLDCSAATVRRDLDELARQNLLTRTRGGAVVSTVAYDLPLRYKAARRADEKQRIAKAAAELIPSGSTVGINGGTTTSEVARELAVRPEPAGGGIALTVVTNAINIANELAVRPQVKIVVTGGVARPNSYELVGPLVDSVLRTLALDYTILGVDAVHPLFGAATHDESEAGANRALAECAGTVIVVADSSKLGRRAFAQVCETSAVSILVTDKDAPEETVEEFTGLGIDVLRV, encoded by the coding sequence GTGGCGGCACACACCCGATGGACCCGGCTGCTGGAGATCCTCAGCGAACAGGGTCATCTCGACGTCCTCGACGCGGCCGCGCGACTGGACTGCTCGGCCGCCACCGTACGGCGCGACCTGGACGAGCTCGCCCGGCAGAACCTGCTGACCCGCACCCGGGGCGGCGCGGTGGTCAGCACCGTCGCGTACGACCTGCCGTTGCGCTACAAGGCGGCCCGCAGGGCGGACGAGAAGCAGCGCATCGCGAAGGCAGCGGCCGAACTGATCCCCTCGGGCTCCACGGTGGGGATCAACGGGGGCACGACGACCTCGGAAGTGGCCAGGGAGCTGGCCGTACGGCCGGAGCCCGCGGGCGGCGGGATCGCGCTGACCGTGGTCACCAACGCGATCAACATCGCCAACGAACTGGCGGTCCGCCCCCAGGTGAAGATCGTCGTCACCGGCGGGGTGGCCCGCCCGAACTCGTACGAACTCGTCGGCCCGCTGGTCGACTCCGTGCTGCGCACGCTCGCGCTCGACTACACGATCCTCGGTGTGGACGCCGTCCATCCGCTCTTCGGAGCGGCCACCCACGACGAGTCGGAGGCCGGCGCCAACCGGGCTCTCGCCGAGTGCGCGGGCACGGTGATCGTGGTGGCCGACTCCTCCAAGCTGGGCCGCCGGGCGTTCGCCCAGGTCTGCGAGACGAGCGCCGTGTCGATCCTGGTGACGGACAAGGACGCGCCCGAGGAGACCGTCGAGGAGTTCACCGGCCTCGGGATCGACGTGCTGCGCGTGTGA
- a CDS encoding class II fructose-bisphosphate aldolase, with translation MPLISTGDIAHRARTNTTGVGAFNVVQIEHAQAIVGGAEAAGLPVILQISENTARYHGSLEPIGLASLALARAASVPVAVHLDHAESAGLVREAVRLGFTSVMFDASTLPYDENVAATRAVAEYCHIHDVWVEAELGEVGGKDGAHAPGVRTDPDEARAYVGATDVDALAVAVGSSHAMLTRDAALDFGLISRLRDAVGVPLVLHGSSGVGDTGLARAVAAGMTKVNISTHLNKLFTQAVRAYLDTHTEAADPRKYLGPAREAVTTEVTRLLHVLARTGPGQAR, from the coding sequence ATGCCGCTCATATCCACCGGTGACATCGCACACCGCGCCAGGACGAACACGACGGGTGTCGGGGCGTTCAACGTCGTGCAGATCGAACACGCGCAGGCCATCGTCGGCGGGGCGGAAGCGGCCGGGCTGCCGGTGATCCTGCAGATCAGCGAGAACACGGCTCGCTACCACGGCTCCCTCGAACCGATCGGGCTCGCCTCGCTCGCCCTCGCACGGGCGGCGAGCGTTCCCGTGGCCGTCCATCTGGACCATGCCGAATCGGCCGGCCTCGTACGCGAGGCCGTCCGGCTCGGCTTCACCTCCGTCATGTTCGACGCGTCCACGCTCCCGTACGACGAGAACGTCGCCGCGACCCGCGCCGTCGCGGAGTACTGCCACATCCACGATGTGTGGGTGGAGGCCGAGCTCGGCGAGGTCGGCGGCAAGGACGGGGCCCACGCCCCCGGGGTGCGCACCGACCCGGACGAAGCACGGGCGTACGTCGGCGCCACGGACGTCGACGCCCTCGCCGTGGCCGTCGGCAGCTCGCACGCGATGCTCACCCGCGACGCCGCGCTCGACTTCGGGCTCATCTCCCGGCTGCGCGACGCGGTGGGCGTCCCGCTCGTCCTGCACGGCTCGTCCGGAGTCGGGGACACGGGCCTGGCCAGGGCCGTCGCCGCGGGCATGACGAAGGTGAACATCTCCACCCATCTGAACAAGCTGTTCACCCAGGCAGTCCGCGCCTACCTGGACACCCACACCGAGGCGGCCGACCCGCGCAAGTACCTCGGCCCGGCCCGCGAAGCCGTCACGACCGAGGTGACGCGCCTGCTGCACGTCCTGGCCCGGACCGGCCCCGGCCAGGCGCGATAG
- a CDS encoding excalibur calcium-binding domain-containing protein has translation MTSRVKSGPVRISAGIAVLAMALAGCGGSGSDAKTVADSSRTASGERALALVDDEASADAGTEIVIEALANDAVTLEDGTDAPLLGTYETDRFTFSVESPTPHGTVTVKGTSLVYTSAADYGGEDEFTYHVLVNGKAAPSGSAVVRITVAAPAPTPTPTPTPTPTPKAKVSTEPSVYYRNCDAVRAAGAAPVRRGDPGYAAHLDRDNDGVGCEPYGTGSGTGSSSGGSTSGGSTDGGSSGGDTYYANCSAVRAAGAAPIHRGDPGYGSHLDRDGDGVACE, from the coding sequence ATGACTTCGAGAGTGAAGAGCGGTCCGGTCCGGATCTCCGCAGGGATCGCCGTCCTGGCGATGGCCCTGGCGGGGTGCGGAGGAAGCGGCAGTGACGCGAAGACAGTGGCCGACTCGTCCCGGACGGCCTCCGGTGAGCGGGCACTCGCGCTCGTGGACGACGAGGCGAGCGCGGACGCCGGCACGGAAATCGTGATCGAGGCGCTCGCCAACGATGCCGTGACCCTGGAGGACGGCACGGACGCACCGCTCCTCGGCACCTACGAGACGGACCGGTTCACCTTCTCCGTCGAGAGCCCGACCCCGCACGGGACCGTCACCGTCAAGGGGACCTCGCTCGTATACACGTCCGCGGCCGATTACGGCGGCGAGGACGAGTTCACCTATCACGTCCTGGTCAACGGGAAGGCGGCACCCAGCGGCAGTGCCGTCGTGCGGATCACCGTGGCCGCGCCCGCCCCGACCCCGACCCCGACTCCCACGCCCACGCCCACGCCGAAGGCGAAGGTTTCCACCGAACCCTCGGTGTACTACCGCAACTGCGACGCGGTACGGGCGGCCGGGGCCGCACCCGTCCGCCGCGGGGACCCGGGCTACGCGGCCCATCTGGACCGTGACAACGACGGGGTCGGCTGCGAGCCCTACGGGACCGGGTCCGGCACGGGATCCTCCAGCGGCGGTTCGACAAGCGGCGGCTCGACGGACGGCGGTTCCTCCGGCGGCGACACGTACTACGCCAACTGCTCCGCCGTGCGCGCCGCAGGGGCCGCGCCCATCCACCGCGGGGACCCCGGCTACGGCTCCCACCTCGACCGGGACGGCGACGGCGTCGCCTGCGAGTAG
- a CDS encoding cation:proton antiporter, whose translation MSGGSAWTGATIAAVTAGYALFSRRLSSTPVSAPMVFTGFGVLIGPIGLDVLDLGHDAGPVMVLAEAALALLLFTDAMTVRRQTLRAGRFLPLRLLAIGLPLCIAAGWLLAWPLFPGLTMWEFALLGAVLAPTDAALGKTAGSSPRVPALVRQGLNVESGLNDGLALPFFLLFLAALPGTLASEEGAGGVFWRSVVISTLVGLALGWAGGRLLALAQARDWATGEWQQVAVLAVAFCAYGVAAGIDGSGFIATWMGGFAFGTALRTGSSAAEDRAEKRPSDLAEYVGGLLGTMSFLAFGAVLLGPALEHLNWRIITYAVLSLTIVRMLPVTLALIGTGMRAPTLAYMGWFGPRGLASVVFGLLLVEDRVPGMELLGQVIAVTIGLSILLHGMSAPYFANLYGDWYDTAKAADPDLCEARGTAEASPGHHPGSRRLR comes from the coding sequence ATGAGTGGTGGCAGCGCCTGGACCGGAGCCACAATTGCGGCCGTCACCGCCGGCTACGCGCTGTTCTCGCGCCGCCTGAGCTCGACACCGGTATCGGCTCCCATGGTGTTCACCGGCTTCGGTGTGCTCATCGGCCCGATCGGGCTGGACGTTCTCGACCTGGGGCACGACGCGGGCCCCGTGATGGTGCTGGCCGAGGCCGCACTGGCCCTCCTGCTGTTCACCGACGCGATGACGGTACGCCGACAGACCCTTCGCGCGGGCCGCTTCCTGCCCCTGCGTCTGCTGGCCATCGGCCTGCCCCTGTGCATCGCAGCGGGGTGGCTGCTGGCATGGCCCCTGTTTCCCGGCCTGACCATGTGGGAGTTCGCGTTGCTGGGCGCCGTCCTCGCCCCCACCGACGCGGCGCTCGGCAAGACCGCCGGCTCCAGTCCCCGCGTTCCGGCCCTCGTACGCCAAGGGCTCAACGTCGAGAGCGGCCTGAACGACGGCCTCGCACTGCCGTTCTTCCTCCTGTTCCTTGCCGCCCTCCCGGGCACGCTCGCCTCCGAGGAAGGCGCGGGCGGAGTGTTCTGGCGGTCGGTGGTCATCAGCACCCTGGTGGGTCTGGCCCTCGGCTGGGCCGGAGGAAGGCTGCTGGCCCTCGCACAAGCCCGGGACTGGGCGACGGGCGAATGGCAGCAGGTGGCCGTCCTGGCCGTGGCCTTCTGCGCGTACGGCGTGGCGGCCGGCATCGACGGAAGCGGGTTCATCGCCACCTGGATGGGCGGGTTCGCGTTCGGTACGGCCCTGCGCACGGGCAGTTCGGCGGCAGAGGACCGGGCCGAGAAACGGCCGTCCGACCTGGCCGAGTACGTGGGCGGGCTGCTGGGGACCATGAGCTTCCTCGCCTTCGGGGCGGTCCTGCTCGGCCCGGCGCTGGAGCACCTGAACTGGCGCATCATCACGTACGCGGTCCTCAGCCTGACGATCGTCAGAATGCTTCCGGTCACCCTCGCGCTGATCGGCACCGGGATGCGGGCGCCCACCCTCGCCTACATGGGCTGGTTCGGCCCCCGCGGCCTGGCCTCGGTGGTCTTCGGACTTCTCCTGGTCGAGGACCGTGTGCCCGGAATGGAACTCCTGGGACAGGTCATCGCGGTCACCATCGGCCTCAGCATCCTGCTGCACGGCATGTCGGCGCCGTACTTCGCCAACCTCTACGGCGACTGGTACGACACCGCCAAGGCCGCCGACCCCGACCTCTGCGAGGCCCGGGGCACAGCCGAAGCCTCCCCCGGACACCACCCCGGCTCACGACGCCTGCGCTGA
- the ku gene encoding non-homologous end joining protein Ku translates to MPRPLWTGAISFGLVTIPIKVVSATENHSISFHQYHLEDMGRIRTRKVCELDGQVLSQDEIGKGYEVAKDRTVPVTDEELDRMPLPTAKAIEIVAFVDADRIDPVRISDSYYLATDGQVAAKPYTLLRKALERSDKVAVAKFAWHNRERLGLLRVRDNAIVLHSMRWPDEIRSPESLAPGEVELDEDEIERAVQLTDTMALDDISGFRDRYRDALEELIAAKSEGKELPEPRGGEEEEPGKVMDLMAALNASVKAAKETRGEATGTEDEHATVHEMKSGTRKRAAKKTAARKTTANKTAKTAGKPARKTAARKRTAS, encoded by the coding sequence ATGCCGCGGCCCCTGTGGACCGGAGCGATCAGCTTCGGGCTGGTCACCATCCCGATCAAGGTGGTGTCCGCCACCGAGAACCACTCGATCTCCTTCCACCAGTACCACCTCGAGGACATGGGCCGGATCCGTACCCGCAAGGTGTGCGAGCTCGACGGCCAGGTCCTCTCGCAGGACGAGATCGGCAAGGGATACGAGGTCGCCAAGGACCGGACCGTGCCCGTCACGGACGAGGAGCTCGACCGGATGCCGTTGCCGACGGCGAAGGCGATCGAGATCGTGGCGTTCGTCGACGCGGACCGGATCGATCCGGTACGGATCAGCGACAGCTACTACCTCGCGACCGACGGCCAGGTCGCGGCGAAGCCGTACACCCTGCTGCGCAAGGCGCTGGAGCGCAGCGACAAGGTGGCCGTCGCCAAGTTCGCCTGGCACAACCGCGAGCGCCTCGGTCTGCTGCGGGTGCGGGACAACGCCATCGTGCTGCACTCCATGCGGTGGCCGGACGAGATCCGCAGCCCCGAGTCCCTGGCGCCGGGCGAGGTCGAGCTGGACGAGGACGAGATCGAGCGGGCCGTCCAGCTCACCGACACGATGGCCCTCGATGACATCTCCGGCTTCCGGGACCGCTACCGGGACGCTCTGGAGGAGCTGATCGCGGCCAAGTCGGAGGGCAAGGAGCTGCCGGAGCCGCGCGGGGGCGAGGAGGAGGAGCCGGGGAAGGTCATGGACCTCATGGCCGCTCTGAACGCCTCGGTGAAGGCGGCGAAGGAGACGCGCGGCGAGGCCACCGGGACGGAGGACGAGCACGCGACCGTGCACGAGATGAAGTCCGGTACCCGGAAGCGGGCCGCGAAGAAGACGGCGGCCAGGAAGACGACGGCCAACAAGACGGCGAAGACGGCCGGGAAACCGGCGCGGAAGACGGCCGCCAGGAAGCGGACGGCGTCCTGA
- the ligD gene encoding non-homologous end-joining DNA ligase, translated as MATLPRIAPMLATPGTLPPAATDDQWAFEVKQDGQRAVVYLPGDGTVELLARSGADITAAYPELAALGPALDGVPAVLDGEIVALDSQGRSDFERLQSRMGLSGSPARAARMAERVPAHLVLFDALFLRGTSLLPLPYTERRAALEDLGLGGAHWSTPAVVVGHGEEALGMTREAGLEGLIAKRLSSAYEPGVRARTWIKIRHVHTVDVVVGGWVPGRGRLDGLPGALLVGERHEGGLRYAGNVGTGWSDAERTTLGELLRVAEIDTCPFDGVPPIAGARWVLPRLVGEVRYATRTRAGRLRQPSWHRLRPDLAPDDLE; from the coding sequence ATGGCCACTCTGCCCCGGATTGCCCCGATGCTCGCCACACCCGGCACCCTGCCGCCCGCGGCCACCGACGACCAGTGGGCGTTCGAGGTGAAGCAGGACGGCCAGCGGGCCGTCGTCTACCTGCCGGGAGACGGCACCGTGGAACTGCTGGCCCGCTCAGGTGCCGACATCACGGCCGCCTATCCGGAACTCGCGGCGCTCGGCCCCGCGCTCGACGGCGTACCGGCCGTACTGGACGGCGAGATCGTCGCACTGGACAGCCAGGGGCGCAGCGACTTCGAGCGGCTGCAGTCCCGCATGGGGCTCTCCGGGTCGCCCGCCAGGGCCGCCCGCATGGCGGAGCGGGTCCCCGCCCACCTCGTCCTGTTCGACGCCCTGTTCCTCCGCGGCACCAGCCTCCTCCCGCTGCCGTACACGGAACGCCGTGCGGCCCTGGAGGACCTGGGACTCGGCGGGGCGCACTGGTCGACGCCCGCGGTCGTCGTCGGGCACGGCGAGGAGGCCCTCGGGATGACCCGGGAGGCCGGACTGGAGGGCCTGATCGCCAAGCGGCTCTCCTCCGCGTACGAGCCGGGGGTCCGCGCCCGTACCTGGATCAAGATCCGCCACGTACACACCGTGGACGTCGTCGTGGGCGGCTGGGTGCCCGGTCGCGGCCGGCTGGACGGGCTGCCCGGAGCGCTGCTGGTCGGCGAACGGCACGAGGGCGGGCTGCGCTACGCGGGCAACGTCGGGACGGGGTGGAGCGACGCGGAGCGGACCACCCTCGGCGAGCTGCTCCGGGTCGCCGAGATCGACACCTGCCCGTTCGACGGGGTGCCACCGATCGCGGGTGCGCGGTGGGTGCTGCCGCGGCTGGTCGGCGAGGTGCGGTACGCGACCCGGACCAGGGCGGGGCGGCTGCGCCAGCCCTCCTGGCACCGGCTGCGGCCGGATCTCGCCCCGGACGACCTCGAGTGA
- a CDS encoding SDR family oxidoreductase: protein MKVAVIGGTGLIGSQVVKILNAAGHEAVPHSLSTGVDLLTGQGLPQALEGADAVVNLTNSPTFDDVSLDFFRITMDNLLAAAERAGVGHAVVLSIVGADQVPGLDYYRAKVLQEDVLKAGPVPYSIVRATQFFEFMDAVLSWTDDGETVRLPSTPLQPMAAADVARAVADVTVDSPLGGTRDVAGPEVFPLDELGRITLAARGDKRTVVTDDSAGMFAAVPGDAIIAKSDVLIAPTHYRDWLASA, encoded by the coding sequence ATGAAGGTCGCAGTGATCGGCGGAACGGGACTCATCGGTTCACAGGTGGTGAAGATCCTGAACGCTGCCGGACATGAAGCGGTACCGCACTCGCTGTCCACCGGTGTCGATCTCCTCACCGGCCAGGGACTGCCCCAGGCACTCGAAGGGGCCGATGCCGTCGTCAACCTGACGAACTCGCCCACCTTCGACGACGTCTCCCTCGACTTCTTCCGGATCACGATGGACAACCTCCTCGCGGCAGCCGAGCGGGCGGGGGTCGGCCACGCGGTCGTCCTGTCCATCGTCGGCGCGGACCAGGTGCCCGGCCTCGACTACTACCGGGCCAAGGTCCTCCAGGAGGACGTGCTGAAGGCCGGGCCCGTGCCGTACTCGATCGTCCGGGCCACGCAGTTCTTCGAGTTCATGGACGCGGTTCTGTCCTGGACCGACGACGGGGAGACCGTCCGCCTGCCGTCCACCCCGCTGCAGCCCATGGCCGCGGCGGACGTCGCCCGGGCGGTGGCCGACGTCACCGTCGACAGCCCCCTCGGCGGCACCCGCGACGTCGCCGGCCCCGAGGTCTTTCCGCTGGACGAGCTCGGCAGGATCACGCTGGCCGCCCGCGGCGACAAGCGCACCGTCGTCACGGACGACAGCGCCGGAATGTTCGCGGCCGTACCGGGCGACGCCATCATCGCCAAGAGCGACGTGCTCATCGCGCCCACCCACTACCGCGACTGGCTCGCCTCGGCCTGA
- a CDS encoding alpha/beta fold hydrolase, which produces MPFITTQDRTPIFYKDWGTGQPVVFSHGWPLNADAWDPQARLMAENGFRSIAHDRRGHGRSGQPWNGNDLDTYADDLAALIEELDLRDIILVGHSTGGGEVTRYIGRHGTGRVAKAVLLGAIPPMMLKTEANPEGLPREVFDGIRKGVATDRSQFYQELSEAFYGANRPGADVSRGTRDAFWQWSLQVGIKGAYDCVKAFSETDLTEDLKAFDIPTLIVHGSDDQIVPIVASAEKSSEIVKDATLKVYEGAPHGLSMVAPFKDVFDADLLAFARA; this is translated from the coding sequence ATGCCGTTCATCACCACGCAGGACCGGACGCCGATCTTCTACAAGGACTGGGGAACGGGACAGCCTGTCGTGTTCAGTCACGGCTGGCCCCTGAACGCCGACGCGTGGGATCCGCAGGCCCGGCTGATGGCGGAGAACGGCTTCCGCTCCATCGCCCACGACCGGCGCGGGCACGGGCGTTCCGGACAGCCCTGGAACGGCAACGACCTCGACACGTACGCCGACGACCTGGCGGCACTGATCGAGGAGCTCGACCTGCGCGACATCATCCTGGTCGGCCACTCCACGGGCGGCGGCGAGGTGACGCGCTACATCGGCCGCCACGGCACGGGCCGGGTCGCCAAGGCCGTCCTGCTCGGTGCGATCCCGCCAATGATGCTGAAGACCGAGGCGAACCCGGAAGGGCTGCCTCGCGAGGTGTTCGACGGCATCCGCAAGGGCGTCGCGACCGATCGCTCGCAGTTCTACCAGGAGCTCAGCGAGGCCTTCTACGGCGCCAACCGTCCTGGGGCGGACGTCTCCCGGGGCACCCGCGACGCGTTCTGGCAGTGGTCGCTGCAGGTCGGGATCAAGGGCGCGTACGACTGCGTCAAGGCGTTCTCCGAGACGGACCTCACCGAGGACCTGAAGGCCTTCGACATCCCGACCCTCATCGTCCACGGCAGCGACGACCAGATCGTCCCCATCGTGGCCTCGGCGGAGAAGTCCTCCGAGATCGTCAAGGACGCCACGCTCAAGGTGTACGAGGGGGCTCCGCACGGCCTGTCGATGGTCGCCCCGTTCAAGGACGTCTTCGACGCGGACCTGCTGGCCTTCGCCCGCGCCTGA
- a CDS encoding class I SAM-dependent methyltransferase: protein MTDHSHLTAVRDSYDTVAATYAVRVPRPAELDPLNRAVLAAFAELVLAGGNGRVADLGCGPGLVTAHLASLGLDAFGIDLSPSMVGIAREGNPELRFTEGSMTALDLADDELGGILAWYSTHHTPPEQLPLVFAEFHRTLAPGGHVLLGGYIGDDEHLSPAEAYGHPVSYHSHFLPLDRLAELLGGAGLVVTARLEQAPTGRAKRPDVCIVARKPERP from the coding sequence ATGACCGACCACTCCCACCTGACCGCCGTCCGGGACTCGTACGACACAGTCGCCGCCACCTATGCCGTACGGGTCCCGCGGCCCGCCGAACTCGACCCTCTGAACCGGGCGGTGCTGGCCGCCTTCGCCGAGCTGGTGCTTGCCGGGGGGAACGGGAGGGTCGCGGACCTCGGCTGCGGCCCCGGCCTGGTGACGGCGCACCTGGCCTCGCTGGGCCTGGACGCGTTCGGCATCGACCTGTCCCCCTCGATGGTCGGGATCGCCCGGGAGGGCAACCCCGAACTGCGGTTCACGGAAGGCTCGATGACCGCGCTGGACCTCGCGGACGACGAACTGGGCGGCATCCTGGCCTGGTACTCCACGCACCACACCCCACCGGAACAACTGCCGCTCGTGTTCGCCGAGTTCCACCGCACCCTGGCGCCCGGCGGACATGTGCTCCTCGGCGGTTACATCGGCGACGACGAACACCTGAGCCCGGCCGAGGCATACGGCCACCCGGTGTCCTACCACTCCCACTTCCTGCCGCTGGACCGCCTCGCGGAGCTGCTGGGCGGGGCGGGTCTCGTCGTCACGGCGCGCCTGGAACAGGCGCCCACCGGCCGGGCGAAGCGCCCCGACGTCTGCATCGTGGCCCGGAAGCCCGAACGCCCGTGA